One genomic window of Conger conger chromosome 9, fConCon1.1, whole genome shotgun sequence includes the following:
- the LOC133137030 gene encoding histone-lysine N-methyltransferase EZH2-like isoform X2, which translates to MGLTGKRWEKGPVCWRRRVKSEYMRLRQLKRFRRADEVKSMFNSNRQKIAERTDILNQEWKLRRIQPVNIMAPVSSFRGTRECSVGSGFSEFSKQVIPLKTLNAVASIPVMYSWSPLQQNFMVEDETVLHNIPYMGDEILDQDGTFIEELIKNYDGKVHGDRECGFINDEIFVELVSALTQYSDGEEDEEEEEEEEEPPAYRAERADLCDAGGGRKERLCSEGRDSEGSKKFPSDKIFEAISSMFPDKGSPEELREKYKELTEQQLPGALPPECTPNIDGPNARSVQREQSLHSFHTLFCRRCFKYDCFLHHRIHTHSTAFHATPNTYKRKNMENQVNSKPCGASCYMHLIQDGMVREYPSSVVAAERESESERAKTPSKRLVGRRRGRPNGTGSRPGTPTINAETKDTDSDRDGAGDEDDKRDETTSSSEANSRCQTPVSLKLSWEPPEPVDWSGAEASLFRVLIGTYYDNYCTIARLIGTKTCRQVYEFRVKESSIIARAPAEDVDTPPRKKKRKHRLWATHCRKIQLKKDGSSNHVYNYQPCDHPRQPCDSSCPCVIAQNFCEKFCQCSSECQNRFPGCRCKAQCNTKQCPCYLAVRECDPDLCLTCGAAEHWDSKNVSCKNCSIQRGAKKHLLLAPSDVAGWGIFIKEPVQKNEFISEYCGEIISQDEADRRGKVYDKYMCSFLFNLNNDFVVDATRKGNKIRFANHSVNPNCYAKVMMVNGDHRIGIFAKRAIQTGEELFFDYRYSQADALKYVGIERETEMP; encoded by the exons ATGGGCTTGACTGGAAAGAGGTGGGAGAAGGGGCCCgtgtgctggaggaggagggtgaaGTCCGAGTACATGCGACTACGGCAGCTCAAGAGGTTCAGAAGAGCCGATGAGGTCAAG AGCATGTTTAACTCCAATCGGCAGAAGATAGCAGAGCGCACGGACATCCTGAACCAGGAGTGGAAGCTCCGTCGGATACAGCCCGTCAACATCATGGCACCTGTAAGCTCCTTTCGAGGGACCAGAGAG TGCTCTGTGGGTAGCGGCTTCTCCGAGTTTTCCAAGCAAGTGATTCCCCTGAAGACCCTGAACGCTGTGGCCTCCATCCCCGTCATGTACTCCTGGTCCCCGCTGCAGCAGAACTTCATG GTGGAGGACGAGACCGTTTTGCACAACATCCCCTACATGGGCGACGAGATTCTGGACCAGGATGGGACCTTCATCGAGGAGCTCATCAAAAACTACGACGGGAAGGTCCACGGAGACCGAG AGTGTGGCTTCATCAACGACGAGATCTTCGTGGAGCTGGTGAGCGCCCTCACTCAGTACAGCGACGgtgaggaggacgaggaggaggaagaggaggaggaagagccacCGGCCTACAGGGCGGAGAGGGCGGACCTGTGTGACGCCGGAGGAGGCAGGAAGGAGCGCCTCTGCTCCGAAG GCAGAGACAGCGAGGGCTCCAAGAAGTTCCCCTCGGACAAGATATTCGAGGCGATCTCGTCGATGTTTCCGGACAAAGGATCGCCGGAGGAGCTCAGAGAAAA GTACAAAGAGCTGACGGAGCAGCAGCTGCCCGGGGCCCTGCCCCCGGAGTGCACCCCGAACATCGACGGTCCCAACGCCCGGTCCGTGCAGCGGGAGCAGAGTCTGCACTCTTTCCACACGCTCTTCTGCCGCCGCTGCTTCAAATACGACTGCTTCCTGCACC ACCGTATCCACACCCACTCTACAG CTTTCCATGCCACTCCAAACACGTACAAGCGCAAGAACATGGAGAACCAGGTAAACAGCAAGCCCTGCGGAGCCAGCTGCTACATGCACCTGATACAG GACGGCATGGTGAGGGAGTACCCCTCCAGCGTGGTCGCcgcggagagggagagcgagagcgagcggGCGAAGACGCCCTCCAAGCGGCTGGTGGGGAGGCGCAGGGGGCGGCCCAACGGGACCGGCAGCCGTCCCGGGACCCCCACCATCAACGCCGAGACCAAGGACACGGACAGCGACCGGGACGGCGCGGGCGACGAGGACGACAAGAGAGACGAGACCACCAGCTCCTCGG AGGCGAACTCGCGCTGCCAGACCCCGGTGAGCCTGAAGCTGAGCtgggagcccccggagccggtGGACTGGAGCGGGGCCGAGGCCTCCCTGTTCAGGGTGCTCATCGGCACGTACTACGACAACTACTGCACCATCGCCCGCCTCATCGGCACCAAGACCTGCAGACAG GTTTACGAATTCCGGGTTAAAGAGTCCAGTATTATCGCACGTGCGCCTGCGGAGGACGTAGACACCCCACcgaggaaaaagaaaaggaaacacAG GTTGTGGGCCACGCACTGTAGGAAAATCCAGCTGAAAAAAG ACGGCTCCTCCAATCACGTGTACAACTACCAGCCATGTGACCACCCCCGCCAACCCTGCGACAGCTCCTGCCCCTGCGTCATCGCCCAGAATTTCTGCGAGAAGTTCTGCCAGTGCAGCTCCGAGT GTCAGAACCGCTTCCCCGGCTGCCGCTGCAAGGCGCAGTGCAACACCAAGCAGTGCCCGTGCTACCTGGCCGTGCGGGAGTGCGACCCCGACCTCTGCCTGACCTGCGGAGCCGCCGAGCACTGGGACAGCAAGAACGTCTCCTGCAAGAACTGCAGCATCCAGCGCGGGGCCAAGAAG cacTTACTGCTGGCCCCCTCCGACGTGGCCGGGTGGGGCATCTTCATCAAAGAGCCGGTCCAGAAGAACGAGTTCATCTCCGAATACTGTGGAGAG ATAATCTCCCAGGACGAGGCCGATCGCAGGGGGAAGGTGTACGACAAGTACATGTGCAGCTTCCTGTTCAACTTGAACAACG ACTTTGTGGTGGACGCAACACGGAAAGGCAACAAGATCCGGTTCGCCAATCACTCGGTCAACCCTAACTGCTATGCAAAAG TGATGATGGTGAACGGAGACCACCGGATCGGCATTTTTGCAAAGAGAGCCATACAAACCGGCGAGGAGCTGTTCTTTGACTACAG GTACAGCCAAGCGGATGCGCTGAAGTACGTGGGCAtcgagagggagacggagatgCCCTGA
- the LOC133137030 gene encoding histone-lysine N-methyltransferase EZH2-like isoform X1 — translation MGLTGKRWEKGPVCWRRRVKSEYMRLRQLKRFRRADEVKSMFNSNRQKIAERTDILNQEWKLRRIQPVNIMAPVSSFRGTRECSVGSGFSEFSKQVIPLKTLNAVASIPVMYSWSPLQQNFMVEDETVLHNIPYMGDEILDQDGTFIEELIKNYDGKVHGDRECGFINDEIFVELVSALTQYSDGEEDEEEEEEEEEPPAYRAERADLCDAGGGRKERLCSEGRDSEGSKKFPSDKIFEAISSMFPDKGSPEELREKYKELTEQQLPGALPPECTPNIDGPNARSVQREQSLHSFHTLFCRRCFKYDCFLHHRIHTHSTAFHATPNTYKRKNMENQVNSKPCGASCYMHLIQDGMVREYPSSVVAAERESESERAKTPSKRLVGRRRGRPNGTGSRPGTPTINAETKDTDSDRDGAGDEDDKRDETTSSSEANSRCQTPVSLKLSWEPPEPVDWSGAEASLFRVLIGTYYDNYCTIARLIGTKTCRQVYEFRVKESSIIARAPAEDVDTPPRKKKRKHSRLWATHCRKIQLKKDGSSNHVYNYQPCDHPRQPCDSSCPCVIAQNFCEKFCQCSSECQNRFPGCRCKAQCNTKQCPCYLAVRECDPDLCLTCGAAEHWDSKNVSCKNCSIQRGAKKHLLLAPSDVAGWGIFIKEPVQKNEFISEYCGEIISQDEADRRGKVYDKYMCSFLFNLNNDFVVDATRKGNKIRFANHSVNPNCYAKVMMVNGDHRIGIFAKRAIQTGEELFFDYRYSQADALKYVGIERETEMP, via the exons ATGGGCTTGACTGGAAAGAGGTGGGAGAAGGGGCCCgtgtgctggaggaggagggtgaaGTCCGAGTACATGCGACTACGGCAGCTCAAGAGGTTCAGAAGAGCCGATGAGGTCAAG AGCATGTTTAACTCCAATCGGCAGAAGATAGCAGAGCGCACGGACATCCTGAACCAGGAGTGGAAGCTCCGTCGGATACAGCCCGTCAACATCATGGCACCTGTAAGCTCCTTTCGAGGGACCAGAGAG TGCTCTGTGGGTAGCGGCTTCTCCGAGTTTTCCAAGCAAGTGATTCCCCTGAAGACCCTGAACGCTGTGGCCTCCATCCCCGTCATGTACTCCTGGTCCCCGCTGCAGCAGAACTTCATG GTGGAGGACGAGACCGTTTTGCACAACATCCCCTACATGGGCGACGAGATTCTGGACCAGGATGGGACCTTCATCGAGGAGCTCATCAAAAACTACGACGGGAAGGTCCACGGAGACCGAG AGTGTGGCTTCATCAACGACGAGATCTTCGTGGAGCTGGTGAGCGCCCTCACTCAGTACAGCGACGgtgaggaggacgaggaggaggaagaggaggaggaagagccacCGGCCTACAGGGCGGAGAGGGCGGACCTGTGTGACGCCGGAGGAGGCAGGAAGGAGCGCCTCTGCTCCGAAG GCAGAGACAGCGAGGGCTCCAAGAAGTTCCCCTCGGACAAGATATTCGAGGCGATCTCGTCGATGTTTCCGGACAAAGGATCGCCGGAGGAGCTCAGAGAAAA GTACAAAGAGCTGACGGAGCAGCAGCTGCCCGGGGCCCTGCCCCCGGAGTGCACCCCGAACATCGACGGTCCCAACGCCCGGTCCGTGCAGCGGGAGCAGAGTCTGCACTCTTTCCACACGCTCTTCTGCCGCCGCTGCTTCAAATACGACTGCTTCCTGCACC ACCGTATCCACACCCACTCTACAG CTTTCCATGCCACTCCAAACACGTACAAGCGCAAGAACATGGAGAACCAGGTAAACAGCAAGCCCTGCGGAGCCAGCTGCTACATGCACCTGATACAG GACGGCATGGTGAGGGAGTACCCCTCCAGCGTGGTCGCcgcggagagggagagcgagagcgagcggGCGAAGACGCCCTCCAAGCGGCTGGTGGGGAGGCGCAGGGGGCGGCCCAACGGGACCGGCAGCCGTCCCGGGACCCCCACCATCAACGCCGAGACCAAGGACACGGACAGCGACCGGGACGGCGCGGGCGACGAGGACGACAAGAGAGACGAGACCACCAGCTCCTCGG AGGCGAACTCGCGCTGCCAGACCCCGGTGAGCCTGAAGCTGAGCtgggagcccccggagccggtGGACTGGAGCGGGGCCGAGGCCTCCCTGTTCAGGGTGCTCATCGGCACGTACTACGACAACTACTGCACCATCGCCCGCCTCATCGGCACCAAGACCTGCAGACAG GTTTACGAATTCCGGGTTAAAGAGTCCAGTATTATCGCACGTGCGCCTGCGGAGGACGTAGACACCCCACcgaggaaaaagaaaaggaaacacA GTAGGTTGTGGGCCACGCACTGTAGGAAAATCCAGCTGAAAAAAG ACGGCTCCTCCAATCACGTGTACAACTACCAGCCATGTGACCACCCCCGCCAACCCTGCGACAGCTCCTGCCCCTGCGTCATCGCCCAGAATTTCTGCGAGAAGTTCTGCCAGTGCAGCTCCGAGT GTCAGAACCGCTTCCCCGGCTGCCGCTGCAAGGCGCAGTGCAACACCAAGCAGTGCCCGTGCTACCTGGCCGTGCGGGAGTGCGACCCCGACCTCTGCCTGACCTGCGGAGCCGCCGAGCACTGGGACAGCAAGAACGTCTCCTGCAAGAACTGCAGCATCCAGCGCGGGGCCAAGAAG cacTTACTGCTGGCCCCCTCCGACGTGGCCGGGTGGGGCATCTTCATCAAAGAGCCGGTCCAGAAGAACGAGTTCATCTCCGAATACTGTGGAGAG ATAATCTCCCAGGACGAGGCCGATCGCAGGGGGAAGGTGTACGACAAGTACATGTGCAGCTTCCTGTTCAACTTGAACAACG ACTTTGTGGTGGACGCAACACGGAAAGGCAACAAGATCCGGTTCGCCAATCACTCGGTCAACCCTAACTGCTATGCAAAAG TGATGATGGTGAACGGAGACCACCGGATCGGCATTTTTGCAAAGAGAGCCATACAAACCGGCGAGGAGCTGTTCTTTGACTACAG GTACAGCCAAGCGGATGCGCTGAAGTACGTGGGCAtcgagagggagacggagatgCCCTGA
- the LOC133137030 gene encoding histone-lysine N-methyltransferase EZH2-like isoform X3 — MGLTGKRWEKGPVCWRRRVKSEYMRLRQLKRFRRADEVKSMFNSNRQKIAERTDILNQEWKLRRIQPVNIMAPVSSFRGTRECSVGSGFSEFSKQVIPLKTLNAVASIPVMYSWSPLQQNFMVEDETVLHNIPYMGDEILDQDGTFIEELIKNYDGKVHGDRECGFINDEIFVELVSALTQYSDGEEDEEEEEEEEEPPAYRAERADLCDAGGGRKERLCSEGRDSEGSKKFPSDKIFEAISSMFPDKGSPEELREKYKELTEQQLPGALPPECTPNIDGPNARSVQREQSLHSFHTLFCRRCFKYDCFLHPFHATPNTYKRKNMENQVNSKPCGASCYMHLIQDGMVREYPSSVVAAERESESERAKTPSKRLVGRRRGRPNGTGSRPGTPTINAETKDTDSDRDGAGDEDDKRDETTSSSEANSRCQTPVSLKLSWEPPEPVDWSGAEASLFRVLIGTYYDNYCTIARLIGTKTCRQVYEFRVKESSIIARAPAEDVDTPPRKKKRKHSRLWATHCRKIQLKKDGSSNHVYNYQPCDHPRQPCDSSCPCVIAQNFCEKFCQCSSECQNRFPGCRCKAQCNTKQCPCYLAVRECDPDLCLTCGAAEHWDSKNVSCKNCSIQRGAKKHLLLAPSDVAGWGIFIKEPVQKNEFISEYCGEIISQDEADRRGKVYDKYMCSFLFNLNNDFVVDATRKGNKIRFANHSVNPNCYAKVMMVNGDHRIGIFAKRAIQTGEELFFDYRYSQADALKYVGIERETEMP, encoded by the exons ATGGGCTTGACTGGAAAGAGGTGGGAGAAGGGGCCCgtgtgctggaggaggagggtgaaGTCCGAGTACATGCGACTACGGCAGCTCAAGAGGTTCAGAAGAGCCGATGAGGTCAAG AGCATGTTTAACTCCAATCGGCAGAAGATAGCAGAGCGCACGGACATCCTGAACCAGGAGTGGAAGCTCCGTCGGATACAGCCCGTCAACATCATGGCACCTGTAAGCTCCTTTCGAGGGACCAGAGAG TGCTCTGTGGGTAGCGGCTTCTCCGAGTTTTCCAAGCAAGTGATTCCCCTGAAGACCCTGAACGCTGTGGCCTCCATCCCCGTCATGTACTCCTGGTCCCCGCTGCAGCAGAACTTCATG GTGGAGGACGAGACCGTTTTGCACAACATCCCCTACATGGGCGACGAGATTCTGGACCAGGATGGGACCTTCATCGAGGAGCTCATCAAAAACTACGACGGGAAGGTCCACGGAGACCGAG AGTGTGGCTTCATCAACGACGAGATCTTCGTGGAGCTGGTGAGCGCCCTCACTCAGTACAGCGACGgtgaggaggacgaggaggaggaagaggaggaggaagagccacCGGCCTACAGGGCGGAGAGGGCGGACCTGTGTGACGCCGGAGGAGGCAGGAAGGAGCGCCTCTGCTCCGAAG GCAGAGACAGCGAGGGCTCCAAGAAGTTCCCCTCGGACAAGATATTCGAGGCGATCTCGTCGATGTTTCCGGACAAAGGATCGCCGGAGGAGCTCAGAGAAAA GTACAAAGAGCTGACGGAGCAGCAGCTGCCCGGGGCCCTGCCCCCGGAGTGCACCCCGAACATCGACGGTCCCAACGCCCGGTCCGTGCAGCGGGAGCAGAGTCTGCACTCTTTCCACACGCTCTTCTGCCGCCGCTGCTTCAAATACGACTGCTTCCTGCACC CTTTCCATGCCACTCCAAACACGTACAAGCGCAAGAACATGGAGAACCAGGTAAACAGCAAGCCCTGCGGAGCCAGCTGCTACATGCACCTGATACAG GACGGCATGGTGAGGGAGTACCCCTCCAGCGTGGTCGCcgcggagagggagagcgagagcgagcggGCGAAGACGCCCTCCAAGCGGCTGGTGGGGAGGCGCAGGGGGCGGCCCAACGGGACCGGCAGCCGTCCCGGGACCCCCACCATCAACGCCGAGACCAAGGACACGGACAGCGACCGGGACGGCGCGGGCGACGAGGACGACAAGAGAGACGAGACCACCAGCTCCTCGG AGGCGAACTCGCGCTGCCAGACCCCGGTGAGCCTGAAGCTGAGCtgggagcccccggagccggtGGACTGGAGCGGGGCCGAGGCCTCCCTGTTCAGGGTGCTCATCGGCACGTACTACGACAACTACTGCACCATCGCCCGCCTCATCGGCACCAAGACCTGCAGACAG GTTTACGAATTCCGGGTTAAAGAGTCCAGTATTATCGCACGTGCGCCTGCGGAGGACGTAGACACCCCACcgaggaaaaagaaaaggaaacacA GTAGGTTGTGGGCCACGCACTGTAGGAAAATCCAGCTGAAAAAAG ACGGCTCCTCCAATCACGTGTACAACTACCAGCCATGTGACCACCCCCGCCAACCCTGCGACAGCTCCTGCCCCTGCGTCATCGCCCAGAATTTCTGCGAGAAGTTCTGCCAGTGCAGCTCCGAGT GTCAGAACCGCTTCCCCGGCTGCCGCTGCAAGGCGCAGTGCAACACCAAGCAGTGCCCGTGCTACCTGGCCGTGCGGGAGTGCGACCCCGACCTCTGCCTGACCTGCGGAGCCGCCGAGCACTGGGACAGCAAGAACGTCTCCTGCAAGAACTGCAGCATCCAGCGCGGGGCCAAGAAG cacTTACTGCTGGCCCCCTCCGACGTGGCCGGGTGGGGCATCTTCATCAAAGAGCCGGTCCAGAAGAACGAGTTCATCTCCGAATACTGTGGAGAG ATAATCTCCCAGGACGAGGCCGATCGCAGGGGGAAGGTGTACGACAAGTACATGTGCAGCTTCCTGTTCAACTTGAACAACG ACTTTGTGGTGGACGCAACACGGAAAGGCAACAAGATCCGGTTCGCCAATCACTCGGTCAACCCTAACTGCTATGCAAAAG TGATGATGGTGAACGGAGACCACCGGATCGGCATTTTTGCAAAGAGAGCCATACAAACCGGCGAGGAGCTGTTCTTTGACTACAG GTACAGCCAAGCGGATGCGCTGAAGTACGTGGGCAtcgagagggagacggagatgCCCTGA
- the LOC133137030 gene encoding histone-lysine N-methyltransferase EZH2-like isoform X5, translating to MGLTGKRWEKGPVCWRRRVKSEYMRLRQLKRFRRADEVKSMFNSNRQKIAERTDILNQEWKLRRIQPVNIMAPCSVGSGFSEFSKQVIPLKTLNAVASIPVMYSWSPLQQNFMVEDETVLHNIPYMGDEILDQDGTFIEELIKNYDGKVHGDRECGFINDEIFVELVSALTQYSDGEEDEEEEEEEEEPPAYRAERADLCDAGGGRKERLCSEGRDSEGSKKFPSDKIFEAISSMFPDKGSPEELREKYKELTEQQLPGALPPECTPNIDGPNARSVQREQSLHSFHTLFCRRCFKYDCFLHHRIHTHSTAFHATPNTYKRKNMENQVNSKPCGASCYMHLIQDGMVREYPSSVVAAERESESERAKTPSKRLVGRRRGRPNGTGSRPGTPTINAETKDTDSDRDGAGDEDDKRDETTSSSEANSRCQTPVSLKLSWEPPEPVDWSGAEASLFRVLIGTYYDNYCTIARLIGTKTCRQVYEFRVKESSIIARAPAEDVDTPPRKKKRKHSRLWATHCRKIQLKKDGSSNHVYNYQPCDHPRQPCDSSCPCVIAQNFCEKFCQCSSECQNRFPGCRCKAQCNTKQCPCYLAVRECDPDLCLTCGAAEHWDSKNVSCKNCSIQRGAKKHLLLAPSDVAGWGIFIKEPVQKNEFISEYCGEIISQDEADRRGKVYDKYMCSFLFNLNNDFVVDATRKGNKIRFANHSVNPNCYAKVMMVNGDHRIGIFAKRAIQTGEELFFDYRYSQADALKYVGIERETEMP from the exons ATGGGCTTGACTGGAAAGAGGTGGGAGAAGGGGCCCgtgtgctggaggaggagggtgaaGTCCGAGTACATGCGACTACGGCAGCTCAAGAGGTTCAGAAGAGCCGATGAGGTCAAG AGCATGTTTAACTCCAATCGGCAGAAGATAGCAGAGCGCACGGACATCCTGAACCAGGAGTGGAAGCTCCGTCGGATACAGCCCGTCAACATCATGGCACCT TGCTCTGTGGGTAGCGGCTTCTCCGAGTTTTCCAAGCAAGTGATTCCCCTGAAGACCCTGAACGCTGTGGCCTCCATCCCCGTCATGTACTCCTGGTCCCCGCTGCAGCAGAACTTCATG GTGGAGGACGAGACCGTTTTGCACAACATCCCCTACATGGGCGACGAGATTCTGGACCAGGATGGGACCTTCATCGAGGAGCTCATCAAAAACTACGACGGGAAGGTCCACGGAGACCGAG AGTGTGGCTTCATCAACGACGAGATCTTCGTGGAGCTGGTGAGCGCCCTCACTCAGTACAGCGACGgtgaggaggacgaggaggaggaagaggaggaggaagagccacCGGCCTACAGGGCGGAGAGGGCGGACCTGTGTGACGCCGGAGGAGGCAGGAAGGAGCGCCTCTGCTCCGAAG GCAGAGACAGCGAGGGCTCCAAGAAGTTCCCCTCGGACAAGATATTCGAGGCGATCTCGTCGATGTTTCCGGACAAAGGATCGCCGGAGGAGCTCAGAGAAAA GTACAAAGAGCTGACGGAGCAGCAGCTGCCCGGGGCCCTGCCCCCGGAGTGCACCCCGAACATCGACGGTCCCAACGCCCGGTCCGTGCAGCGGGAGCAGAGTCTGCACTCTTTCCACACGCTCTTCTGCCGCCGCTGCTTCAAATACGACTGCTTCCTGCACC ACCGTATCCACACCCACTCTACAG CTTTCCATGCCACTCCAAACACGTACAAGCGCAAGAACATGGAGAACCAGGTAAACAGCAAGCCCTGCGGAGCCAGCTGCTACATGCACCTGATACAG GACGGCATGGTGAGGGAGTACCCCTCCAGCGTGGTCGCcgcggagagggagagcgagagcgagcggGCGAAGACGCCCTCCAAGCGGCTGGTGGGGAGGCGCAGGGGGCGGCCCAACGGGACCGGCAGCCGTCCCGGGACCCCCACCATCAACGCCGAGACCAAGGACACGGACAGCGACCGGGACGGCGCGGGCGACGAGGACGACAAGAGAGACGAGACCACCAGCTCCTCGG AGGCGAACTCGCGCTGCCAGACCCCGGTGAGCCTGAAGCTGAGCtgggagcccccggagccggtGGACTGGAGCGGGGCCGAGGCCTCCCTGTTCAGGGTGCTCATCGGCACGTACTACGACAACTACTGCACCATCGCCCGCCTCATCGGCACCAAGACCTGCAGACAG GTTTACGAATTCCGGGTTAAAGAGTCCAGTATTATCGCACGTGCGCCTGCGGAGGACGTAGACACCCCACcgaggaaaaagaaaaggaaacacA GTAGGTTGTGGGCCACGCACTGTAGGAAAATCCAGCTGAAAAAAG ACGGCTCCTCCAATCACGTGTACAACTACCAGCCATGTGACCACCCCCGCCAACCCTGCGACAGCTCCTGCCCCTGCGTCATCGCCCAGAATTTCTGCGAGAAGTTCTGCCAGTGCAGCTCCGAGT GTCAGAACCGCTTCCCCGGCTGCCGCTGCAAGGCGCAGTGCAACACCAAGCAGTGCCCGTGCTACCTGGCCGTGCGGGAGTGCGACCCCGACCTCTGCCTGACCTGCGGAGCCGCCGAGCACTGGGACAGCAAGAACGTCTCCTGCAAGAACTGCAGCATCCAGCGCGGGGCCAAGAAG cacTTACTGCTGGCCCCCTCCGACGTGGCCGGGTGGGGCATCTTCATCAAAGAGCCGGTCCAGAAGAACGAGTTCATCTCCGAATACTGTGGAGAG ATAATCTCCCAGGACGAGGCCGATCGCAGGGGGAAGGTGTACGACAAGTACATGTGCAGCTTCCTGTTCAACTTGAACAACG ACTTTGTGGTGGACGCAACACGGAAAGGCAACAAGATCCGGTTCGCCAATCACTCGGTCAACCCTAACTGCTATGCAAAAG TGATGATGGTGAACGGAGACCACCGGATCGGCATTTTTGCAAAGAGAGCCATACAAACCGGCGAGGAGCTGTTCTTTGACTACAG GTACAGCCAAGCGGATGCGCTGAAGTACGTGGGCAtcgagagggagacggagatgCCCTGA